Below is a genomic region from Verrucomicrobiota bacterium JB022.
GGGGCGCACTCGGGATCCAGTGCTCGGCATCGACTTCCGAGACGGATTTGAGGCTCGTCAGCACCATCCAGACGAAGGGGATCAGCATCAACATGCTGAGGGCGGAGAGGGCGAGGTAGCGCCCCATGGCACCGGCCAGCCATGAGCCGGTCTGAGGGCGGGAGCTTGAATCAGTCGGCGACATAGCGGTTCCCGAATTTCCAGTTGAAGAGGGTGATGAGGAAGACCATCAGGAAGAGGACCCAGGCTACGGCGGAGGCGTAGCCCAAACGTCCCGTTTCAAAGCCCTCCGTATAGACGTAGTAGCTGAGCGTGGTGGTAGCGCCGGCCGGTCCGCCTTTAGTCATCGTGCGGGCCATTTCAAAGCCGCCTTGCAGGCCGTAGATGAAGCTCATGATGACGATGAAAAAGGTCACCGGAGCGAGTTGCGGCCAAGTGATGTGGTGGAACTTCTGCCAGCGCCCCGCCCCATCGATGTCGGCCGCTTCATACAGCTCCGGTGAAATATTGGAAAGGCCAGCCAGGTAGAGGATCATGCTGTTGGAGCCGATCGAAGCCCAGAGGCTCATGATCATGATCGAGGGCTTGGCCCAATGATAATCCGCCAGCCACAGAGGCGGCTCCAGGCCGCTGCGACTCCAGACAGGCAGGTGCAGCAGCACTTGGCCGATCCCGATCAGCGCGAGCAAAAGGGCGACCACCGCCCCGCCTTTCATCAGAGCTGCACCCATGCCATGGGCTTTGGGGGCGGCGTGGCGGAAGGGATAGCGAGCCCAGACGCGCCGGCCTCGCCATACACCCAGCGCCACGGCAGCGGCCACAAATACGATCCCGGTCGGGCCAGGCAACCAGCGCAAGGCAAAGAAGAGCGGCACCAGCAGTGCCACGAGGGCTGCGACCAGAGCGGCGGTCCCTTGCTCCCCTTCGCGCCAGGCCACGAGGCTGCCCCGCAGCGCCGCGCTCCAGACCCAGAGCATGAGTGCGGCCACCAGCGCGAGCGCCACGTAACCAGCCTGGGGCGGAAATTGTGCCGCCACCCCGCCCACGGCGTCGAGCACAGGGCTGAGTGTCGAGTTGATCGGCCCAGAAGTGGGGTTGTAGAGCTTCTTCCAGAGGATGAAGATGGCCACGCCCTGGGTGAAGTGCGGCAGGTAAAACAGCGTGCGGTAGACCGTCGTGCCGCCGGCCATACCCGAAATCATCACGAGGGCAAAGAGGCCCGCCAGCACGGAAACGATGGCACTGGCCCCGAAGCCGAGCGCCAGGAGCAGCAAGCCGGAAGAGACCGAAAGCCCTACCGACCAGAAGAGCCAGCCCGGGCCGCGATACCCTTCCTTGGGGTTGCGGAACAGCAGCAGTGCCGCCCCGAGGCTGCCCGCAATGCTGAAGGGGATCCCCAGCAGCAGGAAGAAGGTGTTGCCGAGGTATTGCCAGAAATTCGTGTCCTGAAACAACTGGATGAAGTTACGCAGGCCGACGAACTGGATCGGGTTGTCCTGAAACATGTTATGCTGCAGGAGGTCCCAGTTGGTGAAGGCCATCACAAAGCTGAGCACCAGCGGCACCAGCGTAAAAAGGAGGAAGCCCAGAATGTTGGGCGAAATGAAGGCGAGCCCGCGCAGGACGGCGGCAGAGTCTTTGGAAAGGTGGGGTCTCATTCGGCGCGCGGAGTATCGGCACGGCGCTGCAGTGCCAGGTGGTAGGGGTTACGGAGCAGCGAAGCGGGCACGGGCTCGCCTGCCTGCTTCAGGGCGTCGATCTCGCGTTGGGCGGCGAGCAGGCGGGCGTGTTTTTCCGCCAGCTGGGGCCGGTCTCGCAGGTTGCGCTGGATCTCGGCATCGAGGTCGCGCTGCATGCGGTAGGCTGCCGTCGGCGCATCGATCAAACCGTTCATGAACGCCTCGTAGTGGCTGTCCAGGATGCGCGAGGTGGCAGTCGGCAAAATGAATTCGTTGTAATCGTAGGGGATCGCGATTTCTTTGGCCGCGTTGGCAAAGACCTCGTGCACTCCCCATTCGTTGGGATGCTCCGGCGGGCGCAGAAAGGCCTCCGTTTCGGTAAAGCGGGGGTTCGGCGGCAGGCCGTCGGCATCGCGCACGATCTGCATGTTGTACCCCTCGCTCGCGAGGTAGGCCAGGAAGTAGGCCGCCAGCTCCTTGTTCTCCGCACCGGCATAAACGGACGAGATGCCGCCCATGATCAAGGTGTTGCGGTAACGCTCGGCCGGGGGCTCGCTTACCGCGAGCTGCAATGGCTCGTCGAACCGACGGAGCTGCAACAGCGCGTAGCGCCCCATCATGACCATCCCCACCCGCCCTTCGCGGAAGAGCTGCAGGGCGGGGCCACCGAAGCCACTGGAGGTCGTAAACGAAGCCCGGTCGGCGGCGGTGGGGAGCAAACGCTCTTCGAAGGTCCAGCGATGGATGGTTTCGAGCACCTCTATCGTGCGGGGGTCATCCAGCGTAGAGGCTGTCATCGTCTCGTTGAAGAGACTTTGGCCGAGGCCGCGCATCATGACGACGGGCAGCGCCATCTGGTCGGTCTGGTCGGGCAGGAGGAAAAAGGCCGGTGTGCGGTTTGCGCCCGCGTTGGCCCGGGCGACAAACTCCTTGCCCACCCGCTCGAACTCCGCCCAGTCCCACACCTGCGGAGGCTGCTTCATCCCCAGGTTGTCGAACGTCTGACGGTTGACCCAGAACATGAAGGTCGACACGTTGCGCGGGAAACCGAACTGGCGCCCATCCACCGTGATCGCCTCCTCCATCGAGGGGTATGTCTGGTCGGTTGAAAAACCAAGAGCCTGCGCCTCATCCGTCACGTCCTCCAACATGCCGACACCGTGGAAGACCAGCAGGTCTCGCTTGGCCCGGTTGCAGTCGACGATTTCGCCGCCGACGCCTGAAACGCCCTGGATCAGCTTTTTAGTGATCTCCGCGTTGGCCGCATCGAGAAACACCTGCATGCGCGGGTAGTCGTGTCGATCCAGCCACTCATAGTAGGTCGCGATCTGCTCGACTCGCGCCGGGTGAGGGTCGGTCACCCAGTGCAAGACGGGTAAGTCCCCGCCCTGCCCCGGGATCGAACGCATGGTGGCGATACTGGCGAGCGCCAATACTCCCCCTGTAATCAGAAAGGTGCGCTTCATCGGCAGACCTCGTTACAGGATGAGGAAACGCTAGCTTTACCAACCAGCCCCACCCTTCGCAACAGGCAAAAGGAGCCGGATCGTATGCCTATACATTTATCGGCAAGGCAACGAGCCCGACCGAAAGCCTCGGGGCGGAGGCAACAGGAGCAAAGGGGTATCATGTGAAAGATAGATAACACCATGAATTAGAGCTACATCAAACCCAATGAGTTCCAGTGATGGCGGAAAATTTTGGATTCTTCGGCATTTGCGATTTGAGCCGAGATGACGAACGCCCTCATACAAAGCTCCCGTCATCCTGCGGCCCGCAGCC
It encodes:
- a CDS encoding ABC transporter substrate-binding protein, coding for MKRTFLITGGVLALASIATMRSIPGQGGDLPVLHWVTDPHPARVEQIATYYEWLDRHDYPRMQVFLDAANAEITKKLIQGVSGVGGEIVDCNRAKRDLLVFHGVGMLEDVTDEAQALGFSTDQTYPSMEEAITVDGRQFGFPRNVSTFMFWVNRQTFDNLGMKQPPQVWDWAEFERVGKEFVARANAGANRTPAFFLLPDQTDQMALPVVMMRGLGQSLFNETMTASTLDDPRTIEVLETIHRWTFEERLLPTAADRASFTTSSGFGGPALQLFREGRVGMVMMGRYALLQLRRFDEPLQLAVSEPPAERYRNTLIMGGISSVYAGAENKELAAYFLAYLASEGYNMQIVRDADGLPPNPRFTETEAFLRPPEHPNEWGVHEVFANAAKEIAIPYDYNEFILPTATSRILDSHYEAFMNGLIDAPTAAYRMQRDLDAEIQRNLRDRPQLAEKHARLLAAQREIDALKQAGEPVPASLLRNPYHLALQRRADTPRAE
- a CDS encoding sugar ABC transporter permease — its product is MRPHLSKDSAAVLRGLAFISPNILGFLLFTLVPLVLSFVMAFTNWDLLQHNMFQDNPIQFVGLRNFIQLFQDTNFWQYLGNTFFLLLGIPFSIAGSLGAALLLFRNPKEGYRGPGWLFWSVGLSVSSGLLLLALGFGASAIVSVLAGLFALVMISGMAGGTTVYRTLFYLPHFTQGVAIFILWKKLYNPTSGPINSTLSPVLDAVGGVAAQFPPQAGYVALALVAALMLWVWSAALRGSLVAWREGEQGTAALVAALVALLVPLFFALRWLPGPTGIVFVAAAVALGVWRGRRVWARYPFRHAAPKAHGMGAALMKGGAVVALLLALIGIGQVLLHLPVWSRSGLEPPLWLADYHWAKPSIMIMSLWASIGSNSMILYLAGLSNISPELYEAADIDGAGRWQKFHHITWPQLAPVTFFIVIMSFIYGLQGGFEMARTMTKGGPAGATTTLSYYVYTEGFETGRLGYASAVAWVLFLMVFLITLFNWKFGNRYVAD